The Euphorbia lathyris chromosome 2, ddEupLath1.1, whole genome shotgun sequence genome includes a window with the following:
- the LOC136219180 gene encoding small ribosomal subunit protein uS10m produces KERPPKVTTTKIRIVIRSFDHPFLENHFWGLPPYTQKIGLPESRVLYTVLRSPHIDKKSREQFEMEIKKKILVIKTKTHELRKKFFRLKRRRIFGAQYEILFSCKTRSDKGKLQRLL; encoded by the exons AAAGAAAGACCACCAAAAGTAACGACCACTAAGATACGCATAGTGATTCGATCTTTTGATCACCCTTTTTTGGAAAACCATTTTTGGGGGCTTCCACCTTACACACAGAAGATTGGATTGCCTGAATCACGAGTCTTATATACTGTGTTACGATCACCTCATATTGATAAAAAGTCCAGAGAACAATTTGAAATGGAAATCAAGAAAAAAATTCTGGTCATAAAAACAAAAACGCATGAATTGCGCAAGAAGTTCTTTCGGTTAAAACGCCGT CGTATATTTGGAGCTCAATATGAAATCCTATTTTCTTGCAAGACCCGTTCGGATAAGGGAAAACTCCAGAGATTGCTTTGA